The Oncorhynchus clarkii lewisi isolate Uvic-CL-2024 chromosome 12, UVic_Ocla_1.0, whole genome shotgun sequence genome segment TGCAGATTTTACAATGTGGCGTCATGTGAATGTTCATCAGCTGTATGCTCATAATTCCTCCTTTCTGTCCTCAGTGCATGTCCACAACATCGCTTGGTTTTCTGCTTTCCCTTACAGACAACTCAAAGAGGACTGCCCAATATTGGTTCCTCTTGTTATCGCGAGGCCCCTGCAGTGCTctcatctctctgcctccatgGTGACGCTGGCCTGTTCACTGGATGCCTGCTGAGTGACGGCTTGGGGCCACCCACGGGGAGGCACCTGAGAGGGCAGCTGCCCAGAAGTCCACAGGCCCTGCTGGGTCTGACCTGGAGCAGAAGGGCCCATGGCCCAGTTGACCTGAGGAGGAGAGGTCGCCATGGAGGCTATGGGACTGCTGCCGTAGAAGCTCTCTGAGGCCTTGAGGCGGGAGAACATGGCCAGTGCGTCTGGGAAGTTGGGAGGTGTTGCTGGTGTGTTGGCTGGAGTGTGCATCTGTGAAGAAAGGAGAAAACCATTAATAAGAGAACATAAATCTGTACGCATTTATGATTGCATTTTTCACTACTGACATTTGTAATTACTGGCGCATTGTCTCCAGTTCTAATTGACATGCTTGGTTTGATTTGCCATCTTGACACTTATGTCCTCCCTCAACTGGTCCTTAGAAATGCCTACATCATAATAGTTGTGGAAGCGAAAAAGGAAAAATATTTTCCCTTCGAAGCCCAACTTCCTCAGACTGACCCTTTGTCTTTCCACTGAACTCTACATCCTGCCCTGAGTCTGCCCTCTCAGCTGACACTACAGAGAGCAGGCCTCAGGAGACTGCTCTGTGACTGCCAAACACATTACCAGTCAGCCAAAACAAACACCATTCCATGAGTAAGAACCTAAGAGGGTCCAAAGGAATCGTACCTTCCGGGACATAAAAGGTCAAAGCAACCCGTGTTAGGATTCACCCCAACCATCTGAAGGCTACCAGAATGTCTGTTTTCTCATTGTGTGGACAGGATATCCACCACATAATAGATTATGCAATATCTCAAAACAGTCATGTGATATGTAGTGGAACTAGAGGAAACagatac includes the following:
- the LOC139421240 gene encoding UBA-like domain-containing protein 1 yields the protein MDDLKHQVMINQFVLTAGCAADQAKQLLQAAHWQFETALSAFFQETNIPYSHHHQMMHTPANTPATPPNFPDALAMFSRLKASESFYGSSPIASMATSPPQVNWAMGPSAPGQTQQGLWTSGQLPSQVPPRGWPQAVTQQASSEQASVTMEAER